A stretch of DNA from Natrinema halophilum:
AGTTTCGTTGATGCGATCGAAGTCGTGCCACTCGCCGGCGTACTCCTTGTAATCGTATCGCTCGTAGATGACGTCGACGTCACCGGTCTCCAGGTCGGCGCGCTCGATGACGTTTCGGGTACAGGGTGGATCGCCGCAGTTCGGCCCCTCCGTGTGAATCGTGTCCGTCGTCGCGTACTCGACGGTCAACGGTTCGCCCTCGACAGGATCGACGTCGAAATACTTCGTCCTCGAATTATTGTAATAGAGGACTTCCCCGTCGGGTGCGTAGGCGGTAATCGTCCCCGCTCGTCCCGATTCGGTGACGACGGTGTGGTTTTCCGTCGGCGGAGCGTTCGGGACGCTCTCTTTCGACGCCGTCGATAGTCCGCCGGACGATGCGCTGGCAGCGACGACGCCTGCCGATACGAGGATTAACACGGCGAGCGCGGCTCGGAGCCGGTTTCTCGTAATTTCCGACCGGACCCGAGCAGGCGACGGGAGCGATTGCGTAGTCACAGGTCTATCACCATCGTGTTCTCGAACGCCGTCAGCGGGATCATCTGTTCTCGATTCAAAATCGATCTATTAGTATTTTTTCTAGATACATAGAGATAATGGATACAATCCGTCTTGGTATTGTATTTCAATCACCGTCCGCCACTTCGGATCGTCTCGTCGTGAGAACGGGAACTGGCGACGTCTGTATCACCCGCTCCGTGAAACTGCCGAGCAGGTGTCGGTCGAGGCCGGTGTGTCCGTGCGTCCCCATCACGATGAGATCGATTCCCTGCTGGTCGGCGTAGGTCGTGACTTCGCGCGGCATCGATCCGGTGGCGACGCTGGTCGTGACGTCCTCGACACCCGCCTCATTGGCTGTCGCTTTCGCTGCGTCGAGTACCTCCTGGACATTCTCTTCTAGTTGCTCGGGGAGCTCTGCCGATTCCGCGTCGATCACTTCCGGGAGTTCGTCGACGACCGAAAGCAGATGAAGACGTGCGCCAGTCAGCTTGGCGACCGACGTCCCCAGTTCAAGCGCTGCCGTCGCGTGATCGCTCCCGTCGGTTGGAACGAGAACGTCCGCGTAGGGGTAAGTCTGCCGTCCCTCGTCGGTTGCACGAACCGTGAGCACCGGAACCTCGCTTCGGTTGACGACGTGGTCCGTGGTGCTCCCGAGGACGTATTCCCCGAGACTCCGTCGACCGTGGGCCCCCATCACGACGATATCGAAATCCTCGGCGATGGCGTACTCGGAGATCACCGATCGAGGGTCGCCCTGAACGACGTTCGTGACGACGGAAACGCCACGTTCTTCCGCCGCCGTGCTTCCGTCCGAAACGATTTCGGTTCCCTCCTGTTCGAGGACGTCGACGACGTCGCCGCCGAGTCGCGTGAGACTCGGTTGATTCGTATCGGCGACGTTGAGCAAGTGGACTGTCGCTTCCCGTTCGCTGGCGATGTCCAACGCATGGTCCAGCGCCGCTGTCGCAGAGTCGCTCCCATCCGTCGGAACGAGAATTCGAGCGAGCATGCGCCATGGTTCGATGCCGACTCGCATACGTTTGTGGGATACTGTGCTGTACCGACGGGTACTGCCGCGGACTCGAGCGTGGGATTTTCGATTCCTGACCGTTAGATCGGGCTGCGTGTAACGATACAGGAGTCTGGCAGGGCTCTTCGGAGTAAGGGGACTGAAAAAAGAATGCGAATAACGATCTGATGCGTCCGGAATCAGGTGTTATGCCGATTCGACGCGGATTTCGCCGTCCGCTGCGATCGTCACCAGACAGTCGGAATACTCGAACGTGACTGAACCGCTCGAGCGAAGGCCGTTTGCACGTGGCTCGAACAGCCGCTCGAGTGCGTCGGCGTTGATCGAGTAATGGAGCGGCTCGAGTTCGGTTACGTCTTCGTTACAGAATGTTGCGACGGCCTCCGCTACGGCAACGCTGAGCGGTTGGTCGTCGAGTCGATCGTATTGCACTGAATATTGATCCCCCATCGTTGTCGACGGTGATCGTGAACTCATCTCGGTCATAGCTTGTACGTACCCCCAGTACGTCAGTGGGAAGTCATTCCTCTGTTCACGAGTTGTTGCAAAGAACCTGATCGTTAACTGTGTAACAGCGGCCTCAGAGGAAGGTTAACTATTTAACCCCGTCGGCTGCCTGCCCATCGAAAAGAGCCGCGAACAGCTTTCGTTCAGCGGATCGGATATGTTTGTGAAACGCTGGCGAAGAAATGTCGAGCGATCCGGCAATTTCCTCGCCGGTCGCTCGTCTCGGCCACTCGAAGAAACCACCGTGATACGCAGTCTGAACGACCTCGCGCTGTCGGTCGGTAAACGTCTTCAGCAACGTGTTGCGTGCTGGGCCGCTGAGCGTCGACGATTCGTCGCTCGTCTGTTCGCGTCGCGCGATCATCCAGACCGACGGACCGCTCCGATTTATCCCCGATAACACTTCGCGGACGGCGACCCCATCCGGAACATCGACGATCGCTTGTCCGCTCGATCCCTCGGCGACGAACTCGCGCAATCGCGCGCCGTGCGTATCGGCGATTGCGCCGAGGAAGGGGTCGTTCAACTGGAGTTGGAGTAGCGCTCCCCCGTCGTGTTCAGCGATAACGGACAATTCGCTGACTCCGTTACACGCCGTGTGATCCGTCGCGTCCTCGAGTTTGTCGACCTGCTCCTCGACAGCGACGAAAACGATCTGAGACCCGTCGGCTCGATCCGTTGCTCCCTCGTAGGTCACGGGGGTTTCGAGATAGGTGGCGAGTTGACAGAGCGTCGCCTCGGATGCGACCTCGAGTTCCACCTCAGTGCGATTGTCGCCCAGTAGCGCTTTCTTCCGCTTGACGGCGTCGATCGCATAGGCGATCGTCTCACCGAGTTCTGCCAGCGTCGATCGAAGCGTTTCGTCGAAGGCGTTTCGTTCTTCACCGTAAATCGTCAGAACGCCGTAGAGGTAGTCATCGTACATTAGCGGGACCGCGTAGACGGATTGAAAGTTCCTCGAGAGGGCCGTGCCTCGCCACTTGCCGTCGTGGACCGACTCTGCGACGTTGTCGACGTAGATCGGCGTTTGCGTGCGAGCCGCGCGCCCGGCTGGTTCTGCGGCCGAATCATCGACCGTCGTCACCGTCACCTCGTCGAGATACCCGCGCTCGTGGCCGGCGTGGAATCGCGGTCGAAGATGGTTGCCGCTCGGATCGGGCTCACCGATCCAGGCCAGCGAACACGCCCCAAAATCGACCAGCTGTTCGGGAATCCCGCGTTCGATCTCGGACCGTGATTCGGCCATCAACAACAGCTGTTCGATCTCCTGACGGACATCGTTGGCGGCGTTGAGCCGCTCGAGATGCTCGTTTTGCTGTTTCAGCTCATGTTCCCGGTCGCGTAATCTGCGCGACCGACCGATCCGATCGAGTGCGGCCTCTGCCGCCGTTGCAAATAACTCGGCAAGTTCGACAGTGTCCGTATCGTACTCACCGTCAGTTGACGAGAGCGCAACGAGGACGCCGTGTTCGCCGAGCGGAACGTAGAGACCACTTCGAGCAGCGGTCGACTCGTTGGTGACGCTGTCGGCAGTCCTGACGTCA
This window harbors:
- a CDS encoding universal stress protein; translation: MLARILVPTDGSDSATAALDHALDIASEREATVHLLNVADTNQPSLTRLGGDVVDVLEQEGTEIVSDGSTAAEERGVSVVTNVVQGDPRSVISEYAIAEDFDIVVMGAHGRRSLGEYVLGSTTDHVVNRSEVPVLTVRATDEGRQTYPYADVLVPTDGSDHATAALELGTSVAKLTGARLHLLSVVDELPEVIDAESAELPEQLEENVQEVLDAAKATANEAGVEDVTTSVATGSMPREVTTYADQQGIDLIVMGTHGHTGLDRHLLGSFTERVIQTSPVPVLTTRRSEVADGD
- a CDS encoding HalOD1 output domain-containing protein, coding for MGDQYSVQYDRLDDQPLSVAVAEAVATFCNEDVTELEPLHYSINADALERLFEPRANGLRSSGSVTFEYSDCLVTIAADGEIRVESA